A genome region from Bemisia tabaci chromosome 3, PGI_BMITA_v3 includes the following:
- the LOC109030605 gene encoding uncharacterized protein, which translates to MEFDSRLLEVKAALEQSEVKMGVKLKSFVFSTSEGTKNQINLLVESLSKIKLMANSDEEDKRRFHLFLLVNTELPVSNILEEDRDWCHLIGRCPKLSAFTYFIIVHRLELFPLMAETILHAPNKLSEALLAVFTDFVKHISDPYDELNALRVILTSVYKKLSYKISLQSCNAKLIKQFQEILLIFKKPSQLTAQKLVSWSSVEQHKYYGFLVLNLISLLLECTKFSFEKTSAEDSLPESLNNLYGFSSFKVSSKVAEEDENEISECYEVIVAISKTFLQEKISSIVFLDWCEVDITETKTLQRLVGEKIYICREALTAALDSKLSSKNLKNSLKDLTYCLSHLEIKPLSLAEEMKEMNFKQLLLKFDETVKTNSREDSSRVLQTILKREEAHLEPVEIMKVLNKAAVNMKYEDIKLLIHTYNPKSSQSMEESFSQLQKTIFESVRNLQVDEQVSLLEEYLVAYGDSQPYNKQSINFDEKLVEVFNKFVSSDLSSSESLFLSDIVFLSFYSIGDVVVKILMESLQNTNYIKDMVPILKALRPSLQSIQSLSLENKLKIISKISEDSEKVKSTLEQSHKDLLLDLLHILIFDEDTKQNAAKRSNLLDLVNYLIDESVIERNTFYVEVVLNNIYLSPNTSNATVNFLLQMLFKALVESSDESLEIEINAVVIQLAQLLEKIRWDPKNFASWRTAMVSNLVCLISSIVKKFSSQLLADPKKSAWMKSYLKTFSVQTQFLFSPEILPPSSIAASVSHGKEPNAFVLALNAMYNDKFDLSVLSKISKIEMAWALFSTLSTSCDEEWNLFSLTLSRNKLFNGESALLIFNLLVNSFLVGIYTLEMKLGEDNTQSRPLTNCCQYALVNLNSFIMNFLLKHLLTLSTSKKVHCFRKLALLLQTVPAKIRSQIAISYLKLLISFIPHLVDSIDSSASAVLFTEIVYNAICNFDLETRQLIAKKAESYLRKEAPAVFS; encoded by the exons ATGGAATTTGATAGCCGGCTCCTAGAAGTGAAAGCTGCTCTGGAGCAGTCCGAAGTGAAAATGGGAGTGAAGTTGAAATCATTCGTATTTTCCACTTCTGAAG gaacaaaaaatcaaatcaatctGTTAGTTGAATCTCTGAGCAAAATCAAATTGATGGCAAACAGTGATGAAGAAGATAAACGTAGATTTCATCTTTTTCTCCTTGTCAATACGGAATTACCAGTTTCAAACATTCTGGAAGAAGATAGAGACTGGTGCCATTTGATTGGAAGATGTCCAAAACTGAGTGCGTTTACTTACTTCATTATTGTACACCGGTTAGAACTGTTTCCATTAATGGCCGAAACAATTTTACATGCTCCTAACAAACTGAGCGAAGCCTTGTTGGCAGTATTTACTGACTTTGTGAAGCACATATCGGATCCTTACGATGAACTTAATGCACTTCGAGTTATTTTAACAAGTGTCTACAAGAAACTTAGTTACAAAATCTCCCTTCAGTCTTGTAATGCCAAGCTGATAAAAcagtttcaagaaattttactaATATTCAAAAAACCAAGTCAGCTAACTGCTCAGAAATTAGTGTCTTGGTCAAGTGTTGAGCAGCATAAGTATTACGGGTTTTTAGTTCTCAATTTGATTTCTCTCCTGTTAGAATGCACAAAATTCAGCTTCGAAAAGACTTCTGCAGAAGACAGCCTACCTGAATCTCTGAATAATTTATATGGTTTCTCGAGCTTTAAAGTTTCTTCTAAAGTTGCAGAGGAAGATGAGAATGAAATATCAGAGTGCTATGAGGTGATAGTTGCAATCAGTAAAACATTCTTGCAGGAAAAAATCAGTTCGATTGTATTTTTAGACTGGTGTGAAGTAGACATCACTGAAACAAAGACGCTTCAGCGACTTGTCGGTGAGAAAATCTATATTTGCCGTGAAGCCTTAACAGCTGCCTTGGATTCCAAGCTTTCAagtaagaatttgaaaaattctctcaaagATCTAACTTACTGTTTGAGCCACCTAGAGATAAAACCACTCTCTCTTGctgaagaaatgaaagaaatgaattttaaacaaCTCTTGCTCAAATTTGATGAGACTGTCAAAACGAATTCCCGTGAAGACAGTTCACGAGTTTTACAAACGATTCTGAAAAGAGAGGAAGCTCACCTAGAGCCTGTAGAAATTATGAAGGTTTTGAATAAAGCTGCTGTCAATATGAAGTATGAAGATATCAAACTTTTGATCCACACTTACAATCCAAAATCCAGTCAGAGTATGGAGGAATCATTCAGTCAATTACAGAAAACTATATTTGAGTCTGTGAGGAACTTGCAGGTTGATGAACAAGTTTCTTTACTAGAAGAGTATCTCGTGGCTTACGGCGATAGCCAACCTTACAACAAACAGTcgattaattttgatgaaaagttGGTAGAAGTTTTCAATAAGTTCGTCTCCAGTGATTTGTCCTCCAGTGAG TCTCTGTTTTTGTCTGACATTGTATTCCTGAGCTTCTACTCCATTGGCGATGTTGTTGTAAAAATTCTAATGGAGTCCCTTCAAAATACGAATTACATCAAGGATATggtgccaattttgaaagctttGAGACCATCTTTACAGAGTATCCAGTCTCTTAGTCTTGaaaataagttgaaaattaTATCAAAGATTTCTGAGGATTCAGAGAAAGTAAAGTCGACTCTAGAACAGTCCCACAAAGATCTCTTACTGGACCTGCTGCATATTTTGATCTTTGATGAAGACACAAAACAAAATGCGGCAAAACGGAGTAATCTTTTGGACCTG GTCAATTACTTGATTGATGAATCTGTGATAGAGAGGAATACATTTTATGTCGAAGTGGTTCTAAACAATATCTACCTCAGCCCAAACACATCTAATGCaactgtgaattttcttcttcaaatgcttttc AAAGCCTTGGTTGAATCTTCAGATGAATcacttgaaattgaaattaatgCTGTGGTTATTCAACTGGCCCAACTTCTCGAGAAAATTCGATGGGATCCAAAGAATTTTGCCTCTTGGCGCACAGCTATGGTTTCAAATTTGGTTTGCCTGATTTCTTCTATCGTGAAAAAGTTTTCCTCTCAGCTGTTAGCAG ATCCAAAAAAGTCCGCATGGATGAAATCTTATTTAAAGACATTTTCGGTTCAAACACAGTTcctattttctcctgaaatccttCCGCCTTCATCAATTGCAGCAAGCGTATCGCATGGGAAAGAGCCAAATGCTTTTGTCCTTGCTCTAAATGCTATGTACAATGACAAATTTGACTTGTCTGTTCTCAGTAAAATCTCTAAAATTGAGATGGCCTGGGCATtattttcg ACATTGTCCACCAGTTGCGATGAAGAATGGAATTTATTCAGTCTAACTTTAAGTCGTAATAAGCTGTTCAATGGAGAGTCTGCGCTCTTAATCTTCAACTTACTAGTCAATTCTTTCCTGGTGGGAATTTATACTTTGGAAATGAAGCTCGGCGAGGACAACACTCAAAGTCGCCCGTTAACCAACTGTTGCCAGTATGCCTTGGTCAACTTAAATAGTTTCATAATG aaCTTTTTATTGAAACATCTTTTGACACTTTCCACATCCAAGAAAGTCCATTGTTTTAGGAAGCTAGCTCTTCTTCTCCAGACAGTCCCAGCCAAAATTAGATCTCAGATCGCAATATCATACTTGAAATTACTCATAAGTTTTATACCTCATTTGGTTGACAGTATTGACAGTAGTGCAAGTGCTGTATTATTCACGGAAATCGTCTACAATGCAATTTGCAACTTTGATCTGGAGACACGTCAGCTTATTGCAAAAAAAGCTGAATCATACTTGCGTAAGGAAGCTCCAGCTGTGTTCTCTTAA
- the LOC109030621 gene encoding replication termination factor 2 encodes MGCDGGTIPKRDELVKTKKKPEQKDKASELSFRWCHCSITQQPLQKPIVACGLGRLYSKISILEALLDRTLLPDTARHVKSIKDVKELKLTPNPSFSAKAEKGDGYVDRQCSEYICPTIGLEMNGKFKFCFLWTCGCVMSERALKQIKDKNCLQCQKPFTADDVVILNASDEDLTRMSDRLETRQARLKAEKKDKKLKLKEGMGDASTSQNGKKPVATTSHPNDPKDAKSDQAKVGEKRATSIKELVDPAFKKAKSEYSVSKDPNATDVYKSLFTTSSKAQNQTKAHWITYNPFYN; translated from the exons ATGGGTTGCGATGGAGGTACGATACCAAAAAGGGACGAATTGGTGAAAACTAAAAAGAAACCTGAGCAG AAAGACAAAGCATCTGAACTATCATTCCGTTGGTGTCATTGTAGTATAACGCAACAACCTCTACAAAAACCAATCGTGGCTTGTGGCCTTGGAAGATTATACAGCAAAATATCCATTCTTGAAGCTCTGCTGGACCGAACTTTACTACCAGATACAGCTCGCCATGTGAAAAGTATTAAA GATGTAAAAGAATTGAAGTTGACACCAAACCCCTCATTCTCTGCAAAAGCTGAAAAAGGTGATGGCTACGTTGACCGACAGTGCTCTGAATATATTTGCCCTACAATTGGCTTAGAGATGAatggaaaatttaagttttgttTCCTCTGGACATGTGGCTGTGTCATGTCAGAAAGAGCCCTTAAACAGATCAAAGACAAAAATTGTTTACAA TGCCAAAAACCATTCACGGCAGATGATGTTGTAATCCTGAATGCATCTGATGAAGATCTCACACGCATGAGTGATAGGTTGGAAACTCGTCAAGCTCGTTTAAAAGCAGAGAAGAAGGACAAGAAACTCAAACTTAAAGAAGGGATGGGGGATGCAAGCACCAGTCAAAATGGAAAGAAACCAGTAGCAACAACCAGTCACCCTAATGACCCAAAGGATGCTAAATCAGATCAAG ccaAAGTTGGGGAGAAGAGAGCCACTTCAATCAAAGAGCTAGTGGATCCCGCATTCAAGAAAGCAAAATCTGAATACAGTGTTTCCAAAGATCCAAATGCCACAGATGTCTACAAATCATTGTTTACCACATCGTCCAAGGCGCAGAATCAAACCAAGGCTCATTGGATTACCTACAATCCTTTCTATAACTAA